One stretch of Novosphingobium pentaromativorans US6-1 DNA includes these proteins:
- a CDS encoding PilZ domain-containing protein yields MNENQHFSSPMKRGRREQSRLRVRLPVRLETRSVTCRAILIDLSSSGARLALKELPRLGTDALILWDKYEAFGEVVWAEGVQCGIAFFDPLPADVVLRTRELDDAAHLPQDNELLRQVARQWVEGTTRL; encoded by the coding sequence ATGAATGAAAACCAACACTTTTCCAGCCCCATGAAACGAGGGCGGCGTGAGCAGAGTCGCTTGCGTGTTCGCTTGCCTGTGCGACTGGAAACAAGATCCGTTACCTGCCGTGCGATACTTATCGATCTTTCGTCGAGCGGAGCCCGCCTCGCCCTGAAGGAGCTGCCACGACTGGGCACTGACGCCCTTATCCTCTGGGACAAGTACGAGGCCTTCGGTGAAGTCGTCTGGGCTGAGGGAGTTCAGTGCGGAATCGCCTTCTTCGATCCCCTACCTGCGGACGTAGTGCTGAGAACGCGTGAGCTCGATGATGCCGCCCACCTGCCGCAGGATAACGAACTTCTGCGACAGGTGGCACGGCAATGGGTCGAGGGGACGACCCGGCTCTGA
- a CDS encoding xanthine dehydrogenase family protein molybdopterin-binding subunit has translation MAITRRGILIGALAGGGLAIGYALRPRHFPLPLEPGRDEYAFDAWIKIGSDGVVSVAVPQVEMGQGVTTLIPQIVAHELGADWRQVAVEPAPTSAIYANQVLAARWAPLWMPAFPKLAEEPDSVFTRRWAQDTRFNVTADGTAVAAFEAPVREAAASARAMLMQAAAARWGVAWEECRVQGGFVIHEGQRLPFGVLASEAVGFSPPDPPPLDPQPMGEDPGDFVPGLQLAYPRLDLPSKVDGTWTFAGDVRIPGMVHAAIRHAPLGRAEVIGYRQDAARGLRGFDRFVQHGSWLAAVARDWWTADTALSRAAPRYRVSGAADSGQADTALDAAMQQGETHRIFAYGDMEQVKGGLPLQIRYEIAPALHATIETASATARIEGGRLELWVGTQAPEATRKAAAKALGMSVVDVVLYPMPIGGSFDRRLELDHAVEAALIAREVGKPVQLTWSRRQEQAAGLPRTPAVAVMAARTDAEGNPVGWRARIAVPPTAREFGRRLFHGDTPQDAIRAVAGEGDAMAVDGAIPPYRIANVAVDHVPARIDLPTARMRGNAHGYTAFFTESFIDELAHKAEREPLSFRMAMLGQNPRLAECLQRVAALAQWGGGGDNSGQGIACHMIGEGRIAVVASARRDENGVRVERLSAVADIGRIVNFDIARQQIEGGLIFGLGLTLGSSTRYTDGRPDLDGLGDLALPTLADSPEIDLAFIASDAEPADPGELGVAAVAPAVANALFSATGYRFRRLPLFAEEL, from the coding sequence ATGGCGATCACGCGCCGAGGCATATTGATCGGCGCCCTTGCAGGTGGCGGACTTGCCATCGGCTACGCCCTGCGCCCGCGCCATTTCCCGCTGCCGCTTGAGCCGGGGCGCGACGAATATGCCTTCGACGCCTGGATCAAGATCGGCAGCGACGGCGTCGTCTCGGTCGCGGTTCCACAAGTCGAGATGGGGCAGGGCGTAACCACCCTGATCCCGCAGATTGTCGCCCATGAGCTCGGCGCGGATTGGCGGCAGGTGGCGGTCGAACCGGCGCCCACCAGCGCGATCTATGCCAATCAGGTCCTCGCCGCGCGATGGGCGCCGCTGTGGATGCCGGCCTTTCCCAAGCTCGCCGAGGAACCGGACAGCGTGTTCACCCGCCGCTGGGCGCAGGATACCCGCTTCAACGTGACGGCGGACGGCACCGCGGTTGCCGCCTTCGAAGCGCCGGTCCGGGAAGCCGCCGCCTCGGCCCGCGCGATGCTGATGCAGGCCGCCGCGGCTCGCTGGGGCGTTGCCTGGGAGGAGTGCCGGGTGCAGGGCGGTTTCGTGATTCACGAGGGCCAGCGCCTGCCTTTCGGCGTGCTCGCCAGCGAGGCGGTGGGTTTCTCGCCGCCCGATCCGCCGCCGCTCGACCCGCAGCCGATGGGCGAGGATCCGGGCGATTTCGTACCTGGGCTGCAGCTTGCCTATCCCCGTCTTGACCTGCCCTCCAAGGTCGATGGCACCTGGACTTTCGCTGGCGACGTCCGGATTCCGGGCATGGTCCACGCCGCGATCCGTCATGCGCCGCTCGGCCGCGCCGAAGTCATCGGCTACAGGCAGGATGCCGCCAGGGGCCTGCGCGGTTTCGATCGCTTCGTGCAGCACGGCTCGTGGCTCGCCGCCGTTGCCCGTGACTGGTGGACGGCAGACACCGCGCTTTCCCGCGCTGCGCCCAGGTACCGCGTGTCCGGCGCAGCCGACAGCGGCCAGGCCGACACCGCGCTCGACGCGGCGATGCAGCAGGGCGAAACCCACCGCATCTTCGCTTATGGCGACATGGAACAGGTGAAGGGCGGCCTGCCCCTGCAGATCCGCTATGAAATCGCGCCAGCGCTTCACGCCACCATCGAGACTGCCAGCGCGACGGCGCGGATCGAGGGCGGCAGGCTGGAGCTTTGGGTCGGCACGCAAGCGCCAGAGGCGACGCGAAAGGCTGCGGCAAAGGCTCTGGGCATGAGCGTGGTCGACGTGGTGCTCTATCCCATGCCGATCGGCGGGAGCTTCGACCGGCGCCTCGAGCTCGATCATGCGGTGGAAGCCGCGCTGATCGCACGCGAAGTGGGCAAGCCTGTGCAATTGACCTGGTCGCGCCGGCAAGAGCAGGCCGCAGGACTGCCGCGCACGCCCGCAGTGGCCGTGATGGCGGCGCGGACCGATGCCGAGGGCAATCCGGTCGGCTGGCGGGCGCGCATTGCCGTGCCGCCGACGGCTCGCGAATTCGGCCGGCGCCTGTTCCATGGCGATACGCCGCAGGATGCAATCCGCGCCGTCGCCGGGGAAGGCGATGCCATGGCGGTGGACGGCGCGATCCCGCCTTATCGCATTGCCAATGTGGCGGTCGATCACGTGCCTGCGCGGATCGACCTGCCCACCGCGCGCATGCGCGGCAATGCCCACGGCTACACCGCCTTCTTCACCGAATCCTTCATCGACGAACTCGCCCACAAGGCCGAGCGCGAGCCGCTGTCCTTCCGCATGGCCATGCTGGGCCAGAACCCGCGCCTTGCCGAATGCCTCCAGCGCGTCGCCGCGCTGGCGCAGTGGGGCGGCGGCGGTGACAACAGCGGGCAGGGGATCGCCTGCCACATGATCGGCGAAGGGCGCATCGCCGTCGTCGCCAGCGCCCGGCGCGACGAGAACGGCGTGCGGGTCGAGCGGCTGAGCGCAGTTGCCGACATCGGCCGGATCGTCAATTTCGATATTGCCCGCCAGCAGATCGAAGGCGGCCTGATATTCGGGCTCGGCCTGACGCTGGGCAGCAGCACCCGCTATACCGATGGCCGCCCCGATCTCGATGGCCTGGGCGACCTTGCCTTGCCGACCCTGGCAGACAGCCCGGAGATCGATCTAGCCTTCATCGCCAGCGATGCCGAACCGGCCGATCCGGGAGAGCTGGGCGTTGCCGCCGTTGCCCCGGCGGTTGCCAATGCGCTTTTTTCCGCGACCGGATACCGCTTCCGGCGCCTGCCGCTCTTTGCCGAGGAACTGTGA
- a CDS encoding endonuclease/exonuclease/phosphatase family protein, whose amino-acid sequence MDGQIRPARHSCLYRLGQCLLATVLLLLGLSRFGTACPVLDLINLFAAPLGLASLILAAVLSRRAVSWTGRGVLALCCLPALGLSWPDPAQGPECSPSSARLRIAWLNTHKPKDPDRIAAWLDAEAPQVVGVAELPKYLPLHGWLEKRYPYWQSCLENGRCATALFTNIEPAAMQALTHGDPFNRQSLPAVRMVLPARAPDGGTGRGQGLQIFAVHLSRPVPPGRQAKELLQLDKALTAPAGTVIVGDFNLSPRMRLLGDYALRNGMSLTRTDRPTWPLTFQGRRYPGFWQIDHLLVGSDWKVEAIRTSPDVGSDHRGFVADLCRVD is encoded by the coding sequence ATGGATGGCCAGATCCGCCCCGCAAGACATTCGTGCCTGTACCGGCTTGGCCAATGCCTGCTCGCAACTGTCTTGCTGCTGCTTGGCCTTTCACGCTTCGGGACAGCATGTCCCGTCCTCGATCTCATCAACCTGTTTGCCGCTCCTCTCGGCCTTGCCAGCCTGATACTTGCCGCAGTCCTGTCGCGGCGCGCCGTGTCATGGACAGGCAGGGGCGTGCTGGCCTTGTGCTGCCTGCCCGCGCTTGGCCTGTCCTGGCCCGACCCGGCGCAAGGGCCGGAATGTTCGCCATCGAGCGCGCGTCTGCGGATTGCCTGGCTCAATACCCACAAGCCGAAGGATCCGGATCGCATTGCCGCCTGGCTCGATGCCGAAGCGCCTCAGGTCGTGGGCGTTGCCGAATTGCCGAAGTACCTTCCGCTGCACGGCTGGCTCGAAAAGCGCTATCCTTACTGGCAGTCGTGTCTGGAAAACGGTCGCTGCGCGACTGCGCTGTTCACCAACATCGAACCCGCCGCGATGCAGGCGCTGACCCACGGGGATCCCTTCAACCGCCAATCGCTGCCAGCTGTGCGGATGGTTCTTCCGGCCCGGGCGCCAGATGGCGGGACCGGGCGCGGGCAGGGCTTGCAGATCTTCGCCGTTCACTTGTCCCGTCCGGTGCCGCCGGGCCGACAGGCGAAGGAACTTCTGCAACTCGACAAGGCTCTGACCGCCCCGGCCGGAACGGTGATTGTCGGCGATTTCAACCTCTCGCCCAGGATGCGCCTTCTCGGCGACTATGCCCTGCGCAACGGCATGAGCCTGACGCGCACGGATCGTCCGACCTGGCCTTTGACCTTCCAGGGGCGCCGCTATCCCGGCTTTTGGCAAATCGATCATTTGCTGGTGGGCAGCGACTGGAAAGTGGAAGCAATCCGTACCAGTCCCGATGTGGGTTCCGACCACAGGGGTTTTGTCGCCGACTTGTGCCGGGTGGACTAG
- a CDS encoding acyltransferase has protein sequence MRESFFLALANRMPRGRIGIRMRRELLRLAGIMLRGKVVVLGPVTIVPVGGARHIRIGERTFINNDVRFASRGGVTIGRHVQIAARVSFETASHTLSFLPGCSRPGTCAPIVVQDHAWIGAGAIVLPGVTIGRGAVVAAGAVVRRDVAPMTVVGGVPARFLRNLPEQSDDLDDDDQNTPGSDMCSYA, from the coding sequence TTGCGCGAATCCTTCTTCCTGGCGCTTGCCAATCGCATGCCGCGCGGCCGCATCGGCATTCGAATGCGCCGTGAACTGCTCAGGCTTGCCGGGATCATGCTGAGGGGAAAGGTGGTGGTCCTGGGGCCGGTCACGATCGTGCCGGTGGGCGGAGCACGGCACATCCGCATCGGCGAAAGGACGTTCATCAACAATGACGTGCGCTTCGCCAGCCGCGGCGGCGTGACGATCGGACGCCATGTGCAAATTGCCGCGAGAGTCAGCTTCGAGACTGCCTCGCATACGCTGTCATTCCTGCCCGGCTGCTCAAGACCGGGCACGTGCGCGCCGATCGTCGTGCAAGACCATGCCTGGATCGGTGCAGGTGCCATAGTCCTGCCGGGCGTGACGATCGGGCGCGGGGCGGTGGTTGCCGCCGGTGCCGTGGTTCGCCGCGACGTAGCGCCGATGACCGTGGTCGGCGGCGTACCCGCCCGCTTCCTGCGCAACCTTCCCGAACAAAGTGACGATCTGGATGATGACGATCAGAATACGCCTGGATCCGACATGTGCAGCTACGCCTGA
- the hemH gene encoding ferrochelatase codes for MTSPDIRPVDHPAVASGGVAVLLVNLGTPDAPTPDAVRRYLAEFLSDKRVVEVPAIAWKPILHGIILRTRPAKSAHAYAQVWTEEGSPLAAITAAQARKLQGMLGDGVRVDWAMRYGNPSIPSKLKALMDAGCDRILVAPLYPQYSGATTASVMDKLGAALRDLRWQPALRTLPPYFDDAAYIGALEADIAAQVEGLDFAPEVLLLSFHGMPERTLHLGDPYHCHCRKTARLLGDRLAQRYPGLRIETTFQSRFGRAKWLEPATETVLEEQAKSGTRRLAIAAPGFSADCVETLEELAIRGREVFEAAGGERYAVLSCLNDTRAGMTMLEALVTRELSGW; via the coding sequence ATGACCAGCCCAGATATCCGCCCTGTCGATCACCCCGCGGTGGCGAGTGGAGGCGTGGCGGTCCTCCTCGTCAATCTTGGCACGCCCGATGCGCCCACCCCCGATGCGGTTCGGCGCTACCTTGCCGAATTCCTCTCGGACAAGCGCGTGGTGGAAGTCCCCGCCATCGCATGGAAGCCGATCCTTCACGGCATCATCCTGCGCACCCGCCCCGCGAAATCCGCGCATGCCTATGCCCAGGTCTGGACCGAGGAGGGCTCGCCGCTTGCCGCGATTACCGCCGCACAGGCCCGCAAGCTGCAGGGCATGCTGGGAGACGGCGTGCGGGTCGACTGGGCGATGCGTTACGGCAATCCGTCGATCCCCTCGAAGCTCAAGGCGCTGATGGATGCCGGGTGTGACCGCATTCTCGTGGCCCCGCTCTATCCGCAGTACTCGGGCGCGACGACGGCTTCGGTGATGGACAAGCTAGGCGCTGCGCTGCGCGATCTGCGCTGGCAGCCGGCCTTGCGCACGCTGCCGCCCTACTTCGACGACGCAGCCTATATCGGGGCGCTGGAGGCGGACATCGCGGCGCAGGTCGAAGGTCTCGACTTCGCGCCTGAAGTCCTGCTGCTGTCATTCCACGGCATGCCCGAACGAACGCTTCACCTGGGCGATCCCTATCACTGTCACTGCCGCAAGACCGCGCGCCTGCTGGGAGATCGCCTTGCGCAGCGCTACCCGGGCCTGCGGATCGAGACCACCTTCCAGTCGCGTTTCGGCCGCGCCAAGTGGCTGGAACCGGCCACAGAGACGGTTCTCGAAGAGCAGGCGAAGTCGGGCACGCGGCGACTGGCGATTGCGGCGCCGGGCTTTTCCGCCGACTGCGTGGAAACGCTGGAGGAACTGGCGATCCGCGGGCGCGAGGTGTTCGAGGCGGCGGGCGGAGAGCGCTATGCCGTGCTCTCCTGCCTCAACGATACCCGGGCCGGGATGACCATGCTCGAGGCGCTGGTCACGCGGGAGCTGTCCGGCTGGTGA
- a CDS encoding MarR family transcriptional regulator: protein MAATDFAQSDFSYGKAGLGKGAGSAGHGDTGQSVSISIYANRGHLRASLREDAAAAGLTVSAAGPLRDVVDAPMRALGDVVLLDCPQVDGQTMAALSELDQRAVSGGCRLIVSTTVDALDAVFACMDQSAPILLVDPNRAERVLALGRVLSEFPQGRLRELSENDRLMLLRLTEQVSQIAGRIDRLAPGGTSAPASAASAFSFEPAGSQARSAHSGREPARLALPDAQTVRQIIRMRQLRGRFLDEELFADPAWDMLLDLTAARLERKRVSVTSLCIASGVPPTTALRWIGQMVEAGLFVRVCDDSDRRRAFIELTEPAVDAMARYFSEVSLTAPVPV from the coding sequence ATGGCAGCGACGGACTTTGCCCAGAGCGATTTTTCCTACGGCAAGGCCGGTCTCGGCAAGGGTGCCGGCTCCGCCGGCCATGGCGATACAGGGCAGTCGGTTTCGATCTCGATCTATGCCAATCGCGGCCACTTGCGGGCAAGCCTGCGCGAAGATGCCGCTGCCGCCGGGTTGACGGTGTCGGCGGCAGGTCCGCTGCGGGATGTCGTCGATGCGCCGATGCGAGCCCTCGGCGATGTCGTCCTGCTCGATTGCCCGCAAGTCGATGGGCAGACGATGGCCGCCTTGTCCGAACTGGACCAGCGCGCGGTATCGGGGGGCTGCCGCCTGATCGTCTCGACCACGGTCGATGCGCTCGATGCGGTGTTCGCTTGCATGGATCAGTCCGCCCCAATTCTGCTCGTCGATCCCAACCGGGCCGAGCGGGTGCTGGCACTGGGCCGCGTTCTTTCGGAATTCCCCCAAGGGCGCCTGCGCGAATTGTCCGAGAATGACCGGTTGATGCTCTTGCGGTTGACCGAGCAGGTCAGCCAGATTGCCGGACGTATCGATCGACTGGCACCCGGCGGTACGTCCGCCCCGGCCAGCGCGGCATCGGCCTTCTCGTTCGAACCCGCAGGATCGCAGGCGCGCAGCGCCCATTCCGGACGGGAGCCTGCGCGCTTGGCGCTGCCCGATGCGCAGACGGTGCGGCAGATCATCCGCATGCGGCAATTGCGGGGACGTTTCCTTGACGAGGAACTCTTCGCGGATCCGGCATGGGACATGTTGCTCGATCTCACTGCCGCCCGGCTGGAACGCAAGCGGGTTTCGGTCACCTCGCTGTGCATCGCTTCCGGCGTGCCGCCGACCACGGCGCTGCGCTGGATCGGCCAGATGGTCGAGGCTGGCCTGTTCGTGCGCGTATGCGACGACAGCGATCGCCGCCGCGCCTTCATCGAACTGACCGAGCCCGCCGTCGATGCCATGGCTCGCTATTTTTCAGAAGTTTCTCTGACCGCTCCCGTGCCAGTCTGA
- a CDS encoding glycosyltransferase family 2 protein codes for MTAHHKIPTPAPSVAVVVASLGRPELIRQFCDLMARQTSSPDMLLFSVVGDDDIPAGLEEDARVRVIRGDKGLCAQRNRALDWLDDRFDIVAFYDDDFVPSKFSIESIRAFFAAHPQVAGATGTVLADGINGAGICFDEALRIVQEHEGRRFAPNCIVRELWGLYGCNMAYRSTAIGRNRFDERLRLYAWQEDIDFAASVGTNGRIVKTFAFSGVHRGVKLGRTPGIRLGYSQVINPSYLVRKGTMSRRFAARLMLRNLVANHIKALRPEPWVDRAGRAKGNWIGLLDLIRGRITPERIEML; via the coding sequence ATGACTGCACATCACAAGATCCCAACCCCGGCACCTTCGGTGGCCGTTGTCGTCGCCAGCCTGGGGCGGCCCGAATTGATACGCCAGTTCTGCGACCTGATGGCGCGGCAGACGAGCAGCCCGGACATGCTGCTGTTCTCCGTCGTCGGGGACGACGACATACCGGCAGGCCTTGAAGAAGACGCCCGCGTGCGCGTGATCCGCGGCGACAAGGGCCTGTGCGCCCAGCGCAACCGCGCGCTGGACTGGCTGGACGATCGCTTCGACATCGTTGCGTTCTACGACGACGACTTCGTCCCGTCGAAATTCAGCATCGAAAGTATCCGCGCATTCTTTGCCGCGCATCCACAAGTTGCAGGGGCGACCGGCACGGTGCTGGCCGATGGCATCAACGGCGCGGGAATCTGCTTCGACGAAGCTCTGCGGATCGTGCAGGAACACGAGGGCCGCCGCTTCGCGCCCAACTGCATCGTCCGGGAATTGTGGGGTCTTTACGGCTGCAACATGGCCTATCGCAGCACGGCGATAGGCAGGAACCGCTTCGATGAACGGCTGCGGCTATATGCCTGGCAGGAGGACATCGATTTCGCGGCTTCGGTCGGCACGAATGGGAGGATCGTCAAGACCTTCGCGTTCTCAGGCGTACATCGCGGCGTGAAACTGGGGCGTACCCCGGGCATCCGGCTCGGCTATTCGCAGGTCATCAACCCCTCCTACCTCGTACGCAAGGGCACCATGTCGCGCCGCTTCGCCGCCCGGCTCATGCTGCGGAATCTGGTTGCCAACCATATCAAGGCCTTGCGGCCGGAACCCTGGGTGGATCGAGCCGGGCGAGCGAAAGGCAACTGGATCGGCCTTCTCGACCTGATCCGGGGCCGTATCACGCCCGAGCGGATTGAAATGCTGTGA
- the hflK gene encoding protease modulator HflK has translation MSGRRSPWGGSDKGGEGPSDESGKDGEDNDGDSGSEGDGDRSGDKRGPRNPWLPSGSTPPRRSASIEDIFRTRDPRRPGGGSGGPGGGGGNFPRLPQRPDGKSWLPLGIGAAVVALLALSSVHMIGPKEQAVVTLFGKYARTIDSGVNFTLPWPIEQVDVEDVRTFTVDSIPEGEAEKLMLTSDKNLVDLSYLVRWNIKNLVNYKFRLTDPKESVREVAEAAMRASIAQISLNDALSGAGRAQVEQDVRERMQRILDYYKAGVAVQGVEIKKADPPSKVVTAFQQVTVAQQEAERDRSEARAWAQQLLARAQGDAEAFDKVYQQYKLAPEVTKRRMYYETMERVLRDNDTVVAEAKGVTPYLPLSEVKRRAADAAPDAAAKGGQ, from the coding sequence ATGTCCGGACGCCGCAGTCCCTGGGGCGGAAGCGACAAGGGCGGCGAAGGGCCTTCGGACGAGTCCGGCAAGGACGGCGAAGACAACGACGGGGACAGTGGGTCCGAGGGCGATGGCGATCGCTCGGGGGACAAGCGCGGTCCGCGCAATCCATGGCTGCCCAGCGGCTCCACGCCGCCGCGCCGGTCCGCCAGCATCGAGGACATTTTCCGCACGCGCGATCCGCGCCGCCCCGGTGGCGGCTCTGGCGGCCCGGGCGGCGGCGGCGGCAACTTCCCGCGCCTGCCCCAGCGCCCCGACGGCAAGTCGTGGCTGCCGCTCGGCATCGGCGCGGCGGTCGTCGCGCTGCTTGCGCTGTCCAGTGTCCACATGATCGGCCCGAAGGAACAGGCCGTCGTGACCCTGTTCGGCAAGTATGCGCGCACGATCGATTCGGGCGTCAACTTCACCCTGCCATGGCCGATCGAGCAGGTCGACGTGGAGGACGTGCGCACCTTCACCGTGGACTCGATCCCCGAGGGCGAGGCCGAGAAGCTGATGCTGACGAGCGACAAGAACCTCGTCGACCTCAGCTACCTGGTGCGCTGGAACATCAAGAATCTGGTGAACTACAAGTTCCGCCTCACCGATCCGAAGGAATCCGTGCGCGAAGTGGCCGAAGCCGCGATGCGCGCCTCGATAGCGCAGATCTCGCTGAACGACGCGCTTTCGGGCGCGGGCCGCGCGCAAGTCGAGCAGGACGTTCGCGAGCGCATGCAGCGCATCCTCGACTACTACAAGGCAGGCGTTGCAGTGCAGGGCGTGGAAATCAAGAAGGCCGATCCGCCCAGCAAGGTGGTCACCGCCTTCCAGCAGGTCACCGTCGCCCAGCAGGAAGCCGAGCGCGACCGGTCCGAAGCGCGCGCATGGGCGCAGCAGCTGCTGGCCCGCGCGCAAGGTGACGCGGAAGCCTTCGACAAGGTCTATCAACAGTACAAGCTGGCCCCCGAGGTCACCAAGCGGCGCATGTATTACGAAACCATGGAGCGCGTGCTGCGCGACAACGACACGGTCGTGGCAGAAGCCAAGGGTGTGACGCCCTACCTGCCGCTGTCCGAAGTGAAACGCCGCGCCGCGGACGCTGCCCCGGATGCAGCCGCGAAGGGAGGCCAGTGA
- the hflC gene encoding protease modulator HflC, giving the protein MSNVWQDYKAFWIGAGVILVAILMSMIVVPESEQAVVIRTGKPIAVYNGYDPKAAFGQTGAGVHFRIPLVDKVQRIDKRLLSVDMEQQQVLSTDQDRLIVDAYARYRIIDPIKMVETAGTTERVTQQLEPILSSVLRQELGKRTFQSLLTAERGKAMENIRDGLDREAREYGAQVVDVRIKRADLPEGALASAFTRMEAARQEEAKTITAKGQKDAQIIRAGAEGQAAKIYADSFGQDPGFYDFYRAMQSYDVSFAKNEDAKTILLGSDNAYLKHFKEP; this is encoded by the coding sequence ATGTCCAACGTCTGGCAGGACTACAAGGCGTTCTGGATCGGCGCCGGGGTCATCCTCGTCGCCATCCTGATGAGCATGATCGTCGTTCCCGAAAGCGAACAGGCCGTCGTCATCCGCACCGGCAAGCCGATTGCGGTCTACAACGGCTACGACCCCAAGGCCGCCTTCGGCCAGACCGGCGCGGGCGTGCATTTCCGCATCCCGCTGGTCGACAAGGTCCAGCGCATCGACAAGCGCCTGCTCTCGGTCGACATGGAGCAGCAGCAGGTGCTCTCGACCGACCAGGACCGCCTGATCGTCGATGCCTATGCGCGCTATCGCATCATCGACCCGATCAAGATGGTCGAGACCGCTGGCACGACCGAGCGCGTGACCCAGCAGCTTGAACCGATCCTCTCCTCGGTGCTGCGCCAGGAACTGGGCAAGCGCACGTTCCAGTCGCTGCTCACCGCAGAGCGCGGCAAGGCGATGGAGAACATCCGCGACGGCCTCGACCGTGAGGCGCGCGAATATGGCGCACAGGTCGTCGACGTGCGCATCAAGCGCGCCGACCTGCCCGAAGGGGCGCTTGCCAGCGCCTTCACCCGCATGGAAGCGGCCCGGCAGGAAGAAGCCAAGACGATCACCGCCAAGGGACAGAAGGACGCGCAGATCATCCGCGCCGGAGCCGAAGGGCAGGCCGCGAAGATCTACGCCGACAGCTTCGGCCAGGACCCCGGCTTCTATGACTTCTACCGGGCCATGCAGAGCTACGACGTTTCGTTCGCCAAGAACGAGGACGCCAAGACCATTCTGCTGGGTTCGGACAATGCTTACCTGAAGCATTTCAAGGAGCCGTGA
- a CDS encoding Mrp/NBP35 family ATP-binding protein, protein MSNDQAEGLKALLPQEAATRLQSLRVADGRATLVLDATGLDSSARSALEAAAKQALSGAEGVAEVRVAMMADKVERRIIAVGSGKGGVGKSTLATNLAVALARQGRKVGLVDADIYGPSQARLLGTEGQRPVAHDSKLVPIASRWGVPVLSMAHLSDPGQAIAWRGPMAAGALTQLLEGHWDGAEILIVDLPPGTGDVQLTMLQKFKPAGAVIVSTPQDLALMDATRAMELFEKGGVPIVGVVENMAGYACPHCGEVSDPFGAGGAEAAAKTMNQTFLGRIPLDMSIRLDSDAGQPPAAGEGPQAQAFADLARKVGEWLDGGASKAHP, encoded by the coding sequence ATGTCGAACGATCAAGCCGAGGGACTGAAGGCGCTGCTGCCGCAGGAGGCGGCAACGCGGTTGCAGTCGCTGCGGGTGGCGGACGGCCGGGCGACGCTGGTGCTCGATGCGACCGGTCTCGATTCGTCGGCGCGCAGCGCGCTCGAAGCCGCTGCGAAGCAGGCCCTGTCGGGCGCCGAGGGCGTTGCCGAGGTGCGCGTGGCAATGATGGCCGACAAGGTCGAGCGCCGGATCATCGCGGTCGGATCGGGCAAGGGCGGCGTCGGTAAGTCGACGCTGGCCACCAATCTGGCGGTCGCGCTCGCCCGGCAGGGGCGCAAGGTCGGCCTCGTCGATGCGGATATCTACGGGCCGTCGCAGGCGCGCCTGCTCGGCACCGAGGGCCAGCGTCCGGTCGCGCATGACAGCAAGCTGGTGCCGATCGCCAGCCGCTGGGGCGTACCGGTGCTGTCGATGGCGCACCTTTCCGACCCCGGGCAGGCCATTGCATGGCGCGGGCCGATGGCGGCGGGAGCCCTGACGCAATTGCTCGAGGGGCACTGGGACGGGGCGGAAATCCTGATCGTCGATCTGCCGCCCGGCACCGGCGACGTGCAACTCACGATGCTGCAGAAGTTCAAGCCGGCCGGCGCGGTGATCGTCTCCACGCCGCAGGACCTCGCGCTGATGGACGCCACCCGCGCGATGGAGCTGTTCGAGAAGGGCGGCGTGCCGATCGTCGGCGTCGTCGAGAACATGGCCGGCTACGCCTGCCCGCATTGCGGCGAAGTCAGCGATCCCTTCGGCGCCGGTGGCGCGGAAGCGGCGGCCAAGACGATGAACCAGACTTTCCTGGGCCGCATCCCGCTCGACATGTCGATTCGGCTCGACAGCGATGCCGGCCAGCCCCCCGCTGCCGGCGAAGGGCCGCAGGCGCAGGCCTTCGCCGACCTGGCACGCAAGGTCGGGGAATGGCTGGACGGCGGCGCGAGCAAGGCTCACCCCTGA